Proteins encoded in a region of the Elaeis guineensis isolate ETL-2024a chromosome 7, EG11, whole genome shotgun sequence genome:
- the LOC105048214 gene encoding subtilisin-like protease SBT2.5 isoform X2: MENPEAEVYFVFLNFDPELTKGSAELDAYLSNKHDQLLERLLEPNTYKKRSSLAIVDGFAVEITEKQAAILRSAKEVRVVEKNQELA; encoded by the exons ATGGAGAATCCAGAAGCCGAAGTGTATTTTGTGTTCTTGAACTTTGATCCTGA GTTGACAAAAGGTTCGGCGGAGCTCGATGCTTATCTGAGTAACAAGCACGACCAGCTGCTAGAAAGGCTGCTAGAACCAAACACTTACAAGAAGAGATCTTCTTTGGCTATTGTTGATGGCTTCGCCGTGGAAATAACTGAAAAGCAG GCAGCTATCCTGAGATCAGCTAAGGAAGTGAGGGTGGTTGAGAAGAACCAAGAACTTGCTTGA
- the LOC105048214 gene encoding subtilisin-like protease SBT2.5 isoform X1 translates to MENPEAEVYFVFLNFDPEYERLRANQLTKGSAELDAYLSNKHDQLLERLLEPNTYKKRSSLAIVDGFAVEITEKQAAILRSAKEVRVVEKNQELA, encoded by the exons ATGGAGAATCCAGAAGCCGAAGTGTATTTTGTGTTCTTGAACTTTGATCCTGAGTATGAGCGCCTGCGAGCGAACCA GTTGACAAAAGGTTCGGCGGAGCTCGATGCTTATCTGAGTAACAAGCACGACCAGCTGCTAGAAAGGCTGCTAGAACCAAACACTTACAAGAAGAGATCTTCTTTGGCTATTGTTGATGGCTTCGCCGTGGAAATAACTGAAAAGCAG GCAGCTATCCTGAGATCAGCTAAGGAAGTGAGGGTGGTTGAGAAGAACCAAGAACTTGCTTGA
- the LOC105048212 gene encoding uncharacterized protein produces MLAISAPKTLTPNPALKPFSSPRGGFACYPTLKPSSSPLGVPPMLIACGRRTLPGLATSLPSSRIRNLSLPFPAAPLSPLPSATEDGIKSFLKSGMIADAVSLLAGAPETSSKPPSVLCFNLVLSSLTRARRFESTVSLYHSMRRSGVPPDLVTLNILINCYCQWGHLDLARQVFDEIRFWSYLPNAISCNTLIKGYCRKGRIFDAFDVLRGMRENGPSPDSRTYSILIDFVCSNSNSELGMRLISEMLRIGLVPSEIAYNCVLAGLCSGGKMKLAMMLYARIVKMGVKGNVITYTGFINGLCQERRLVEAKLLFDEMLEKGFSPNVITYTALIHGLCAVGQLEEAMGMIQEMVGRGCSPNVVTYTGVIGGLCKEGMVEEALRLLDVMIQQGVDPNEFTYCTLLNGLCKRGQIEEASRFFHQIEERGFRDNVVAYNILICAFCKMGNMEEARNLLQEIKRKGIQPDVITYNTLIDGYCKIGKIEAAHDLLSDMERQGLTPNVVSYNTLMAGFCKVGDLERAANLVEVMAGKGVGLDVVSYSTLSDGMCKVGRYQDMENLLHDMAEKEIEPDVMMYSRILNAYCKNMRLQEAKSIIRRMTEKGHQTNIVIYNSILQGFCIKGDIKEAIKVLNEIILNGIAPSTVMVSLFLEYVCRFGQLDKLLDLLPVMPDKDGDGCCDESASVLQFKFLRQL; encoded by the coding sequence ATGCTTGCCATTTCAGCCCCTAAAACCCTCACGCCCAACCCGGCGCTAAAACCCTTTTCTTCTCCGCGTGGGGGTTTCGCATGCTACCCGACGCTAAAACCCTCATCTTCTCCCCTTGGGGTTCCCCCCATGCTGATAGCATGCGGGAGAAGAACTCTTCCAGGTCTTGCAACTAGCCTTCCTTCTTCGAGGATCCGAAACCTGTCCCTACCATTCCCCGCCGCTCCCCTCAGCCCCTTGCCGTCCGCCACCGAAGACGGGATTAAATCTTTCTTGAAATCCGGAATGATCGCCGACGCCGTCTCCCTCCTAGCCGGAGCCCCCGAAACGAGCTCGAAACCGCcatcagttctctgcttcaacctCGTACTATCTTCTCTGACTCGAGCTCGTAGATTCGAGTCCACAGTCTCCCTCTACCACTCCATGCGCCGCTCCGGCGTGCCCCCGGACCTCGTCACCCTTAACATCCTTATCAACTGCTACTGTCAGTGGGGCCATTTGGATCTTGCGCGCCAGGTGTTCGACGAAATAAGGTTCTGGTCTTACTTACCGAATGCCATCTCTTGTAATACTCTGATCAAGGGCTATTGCAGAAAAGGTAGGATCTTTGATGCGTTTGATGTTCTCCGTGGGATGAGGGAGAACGGGCCGAGCCCTGACAGCAGAACCTACTCGATTTTGATTGATTTTGTTTGCAGTAATTCGAATTCGGAATTGGGCATGCGTTTGATTTCTGAAATGCTGAGAATTGGATTGGTTCCAAGTGAGATTGCTTACAATTGTGTCTTGGCTGGGCTTTGTAGTGGAGGGAAGATGAAGTTGGCGATGATGCTTTATGCTAGAATTGTCAAAATGGGAGTTAAGGGAAATGTGATAACATATACTGGTTTCATAAATGGATTGTGTCAGGAGAGGAGGCTAGTCGAAGCAAAGTTGCTTTTTGATGAAATGCTGGAGAAGGGCTTCTCCCCAAATGTCATAACTTACACTGCTCTGATTCATGGACTATGTGCAGTTGGTCAGCTGGAAGAGGCCATGGGAATGATCCAAGAGATGGTCGGTCGTGGTTGCAGTCCGAATGTAGTTACGTATACAGGAGTCATTGGTGGACTTTGTAAAGAGGGGATGGTAGAAGAGGCGTTGAGGCTTTTAGATGTGATGATCCAACAAGGGGTAGACCCTAATGAATTTACATACTGTACTCTACTAAATGGGTTATGTAAAAGAGGGCAAATTGAGGAAGCAAGCAGGTTCTTTCACCAAATAGAAGAGAGAGGATTCAGGGATAATGTTGTTGCTTATAATATTTTGATCTGTGCATTTTGCAAAATGGGTAACATGGAGGAAGCCAGGAATCTTCTCCAGGAGATTAAAAGGAAAGGGATCCAGCCTGATGTGATCACATATAACACCTTGATAGATGGGTACTGTAAGATTGGGAAAATTGAGGCTGCACATGATTTGTTAAGTGACATGGAAAGGCAGGGTTTAACGCCAAATGTGGTGAGTTATAATACTTTAATGGCTGGTTTTTGCAAGGTGGGTGATCTCGAGCGTGCTGCAAATTTGGTGGAAGTGATGGCTGGTAAAGGAGTGGGGCTTGATGTTGTAAGTTATAGTACACTTTCAGATGGAATGTGTAAGGTTGGCAGATACCAAGATATGGAGAATTTGCTGCATGATATGGCAGAGAAGGAGATAGAACCTGATGTTATGATGTATTCACGTATACTTAATGCGTACTGTAAAAATATGCGCTTACAGGAAGCCAAAAGTATTATTAGAAGGATGACAGAAAAGGGGCATCAGACAAATATAGTAATCTATAATTCTATTCTGCAGGGCTTTTGCATCAAAGGTGATATCAAGGAAGCAATTAAGGTGCttaatgaaataattttgaatggCATTGCTCCATCTACTGTAATGGTTTCTCTGTTTTTAGAGTATGTTTGTAGGTTCGGCCAGCTGGACAAGTTATTAGACTTGTTGCCGGTCATGCCTGACAAGGATGGTGATGGATGCTGTGATGAGTCTGCGAGTGTTTTACAGTTCAAATTCTTGCGGCAACTATGA